Within the Thalassotalea ponticola genome, the region ATATTAACGGGTGTAATGAGATCATTGTGGGGGGCTACAATGGTTGGGTTATATCTGCCAAGGATGTCAAATCGTTGAAAAATGCAATGATGGAATCCATGGAGTCTGTTAGCTTAACCTCACTTGGAGCTAATGCTCGTGAAAACATTGAACTGAAATTCGAACAAAATTTGCATTGGCAAAATATGTTGCACTTTTATCAACATCAACTCAATTCCCTATCTAAATAAAATTCAAGTGTAAAAATAAATGAAAAGATTATTTGATTTTTCAGTTGCGTTAATCGCATTGATGCTGTTTTCACCAGTAATGCTAATAACAGCGCTTCTCGTGCGAGTTAAGTTAGGTTCTCCAATCCTGTTTAAACAACCCCGTCCAGGCCTACATGGGAAGGTGTTCAATATGTTTAAGTTTAGAAGTATGTTGGATGCTTTTGATGAAACTGGCATTCCATTGTCAGATGAGCAGCGTTTAACACGCTTTGGGCAGGTGCTTCGTTCAACTAGTCTTGATGAATTGCCAGGCCTTTGGAATGTATTAAAGGGAGATATGAGTCTGGTGGGGCCTCGCCCTTTATTGGTAGAATATTTGCCTTTATACAATAAGGAGCAAGCCCGTCGTCATGAAGTGCGACCAGGTATTACTGGCTGGGCTCAAGTCAATGGACGAAACTCCCTTTCTTGGAGCGATAAATTTAAATTGGACGTTTGGTACGTGGAGCATCAAAGCTTTTGGCTTGATATTAAAATACTTTTGTTAACAGTTAAAAAGGTATTCATAAAAGAAGGGGTTTCAGCGGAAGATCATGTAACCATGCCGCCGTTTCGTGGAGAGGAAGATTAAAAATGAAATTGACCATAGTTGTTCCGGTCTACAATGTAGAAGATTATTTAGCAAGGTGTCTTGTATCAATATCTGAGCAAGGACTAAATAATTCTGAGTATGAAGTGATATGCGTTAATGATGGTAGCACGGATAATAGTAAAGATATCGCTCTAGAGCACTCAAACCTTTTTGTAAATTTCCGACTGATCTGTATCGAAAATGCAGGGCTTAGTAACGCCCGCAATATTGGT harbors:
- a CDS encoding sugar transferase is translated as MKRLFDFSVALIALMLFSPVMLITALLVRVKLGSPILFKQPRPGLHGKVFNMFKFRSMLDAFDETGIPLSDEQRLTRFGQVLRSTSLDELPGLWNVLKGDMSLVGPRPLLVEYLPLYNKEQARRHEVRPGITGWAQVNGRNSLSWSDKFKLDVWYVEHQSFWLDIKILLLTVKKVFIKEGVSAEDHVTMPPFRGEED